From a region of the Streptomyces sp. NBC_00193 genome:
- a CDS encoding suppressor of fused domain protein — translation MAEILALVEARLRAALGEPDARAAVTFLGTDRFEVLRFTEGDLVRYATLGMSAQPMTDPTAVVSDPVRGPRAELVLTVRGGLAPTDRLLRPLAVLAASPQVEGLIVTPGASLDVGEPLWEGAPFTSVLVAEPGGLVEDLVLDDPMDPVSFFPLLPMTANEAAWKRVHGAAALQERWLARGTDLRDPLRTAVPLD, via the coding sequence ATGGCAGAAATTCTGGCCCTTGTGGAAGCCCGGCTGCGCGCCGCGCTCGGCGAACCCGACGCCCGCGCCGCCGTCACCTTCCTGGGCACCGACCGCTTCGAGGTCCTCCGCTTCACCGAGGGCGACCTCGTGCGGTACGCGACCCTCGGCATGTCCGCCCAGCCCATGACCGACCCCACGGCGGTGGTATCCGACCCGGTCCGCGGCCCGCGTGCGGAGCTCGTGCTGACCGTACGGGGCGGGCTCGCGCCCACCGACAGGCTGCTGCGGCCGCTGGCCGTACTGGCGGCCTCGCCCCAGGTGGAAGGGCTCATCGTGACGCCCGGCGCCTCCCTGGACGTGGGCGAACCCTTGTGGGAGGGGGCCCCGTTCACCTCCGTGCTCGTCGCGGAGCCCGGCGGGCTGGTCGAGGACCTCGTCCTGGACGACCCGATGGACCCCGTCTCCTTCTTCCCCCTCCTGCCGATGACGGCGAACGAGGCGGCGTGGAAACGGGTCCACGGGGCGGCCGCCCTGCAGGAACGCTGGCTCGCGCGCGGCACGGATCTGCGGGACCCTCTGCGTACGGCAGTCCCACTGGACTGA